GTCGGCGGGCGGGGTCTCCGTCCCCTGGGGCGCCGGAGGCTGGCCCTCGGCGGGGGGCGGCTGGACACCCGTGGGGTCCGCCGGGTTCGGCGCGGGGGCGGGAGCTGGGGGCGGCGTGGCGCCAGCGGGAGGCTCGGGCAGCTCCAGCCGGTACCAGTCCTCGTCGGCCGCGTGGCCGATGAAGCCGGACACCGCCTGGCCGAACTGCATGGGCGAGGCGTCCACGGCGCGGTCATTGGGCTCGCGCTCCACGCCGTCCTCGGGCTCGTGGTAGCGCAGCTCGAGCGTATAGGCGCCGCCGGTGCCCTTGCGGGCCGTGGCCACGCGCACCCAGCGCTCGCGCTCCACATAGAGGTTGGGGAAGCGCTCCGGCTTGCCGTCGCCGCCGCTGTTGATGCCGGCGCTGCGGATGCCGGGGGCGTCGTACACCTCCAGCACCACGTCTCCGCCGGGGAGGCCGGAGACGCTCACGTCCGCCACGCGCGGGCTGGCGGGGGCGAGCTTGTACCAGTCCTCGTCGGGCTTGGACGGATCCGCGCCCAGGCTGGCGCTCACCGTCGCATCCCGGCCGAGGGTGAGGGCCTGCTCGGGCCGCTCGTTGGGCTCCTTCTCGTTCAACAGCTCGGGCCCGGTGACGACCGGTCCGGCGTCCGCTTCCTCGGTGCCCTTGTTGGAGCAACCGTTCGGGCAGCCGGCGAGCAGCAGTGCCCACGGCCACACCCACCCCAGACGTCGCATTCCGTTCCCTCTTGGCATTCGGGCGCCTACTCAATCCCCTGGCGCCCGGGTGTCAAGGTTCGCCAACAGACAAGCTGGCGCTTTCATCCCGGCACGGGAATGGAGGGAGGACGGAACTCAGGTGTTCCCGGCCCGGAGGAACGACGGGCCCGGAGGGGGTGGAGCGTGGAGGGGACGCCTTCGGGAGGGGAGCCTCAGCCGATGGCGCTCTTCCTCTTCGCGCTGAAGTGACGGAAGAAGTCGATGATCTCCTGCTCGGCGACCTTGGCGTCCGTGGCGTCGGCGAACTCCGACTCGAGGAACATGCCGCCACAAGACTCGCAGGTGTCGTAGTGCAGCGGGTGCTGACGGTCACCGCCGTCCACCCGGATGAGGTCCACCTGGCACTCGGGGCAATGGCCGGTGAGAGCCTCCGCGTCGACCTTCCCGCCCTGGCTCTCCAGCCCGGGGAGGTTGTTGTGGAGGAGGATCCGGTTGAGATCCGCGACGTCGATCCACAGCCCGCCGCAATCTCCACACTTTCGCAACGTCTCATGGTCCCCTTCGAGATCGGCCATCTCGACGCTGCAACCGGGGCAATTCATGGGGCGGGTCATTCTCCTGTAGGGGGGAGCAGCGCTCCCGTTGGGTGCGTCCCAGGAGGCTTGCCCCCCGGGACGTTCAGGGAATGATAGGTCGCATGAATTTTCAGATGCAACCCAAGTGCTGCGATGTGTTCACACACGCAACCCTGGGAGCCCCCCCGGCCCTGGGTCAGGCCTTGACCCGGCGGATGTCCGCCCCCAGCTTGCGCAGCTTGCGCTCCAGGCGCTCGTAGCCCCGGTCCAGGTGGTAGATGCGGGCCACCTCGGTCTTGCCCTCGGCGCGCAGGCCGGCCAGCACCAGGGAGGCGCTCGCCCGCAGGTCCGTGGCCATGACGGGCGCCCCGGACAGCTTCTTGACCCCCTTCACCACGGCCGTGTGGCCCTGGATGGTGATGTCCGCCCCCATCCGGTGCAGCTCCGGCACGTGCATGAAGCGGTTCTCGAAGATGCTCTCCGAGATGACCGAGGTGCCACTGGCCACCGTCATCAGTCCCATCAGCTGGGCCTGCATGTCCGTGGGGAAGCCGGGGTGCTCGGTCGTCTTCACGTCCACCGAGTTGACGACCTTGGGCGCCTTCACCCGCAGGCCCTTCTCCTCGGCGGTGATGGTGCAGCCCGTCTCGCGCAGCTTGAGGATGACGGACTCGAGGTGCTCGGGCTGGGCGTGCTTCACCAGCACGTTACCGCCAGTGATGGCGGCCGCGACCATGAGTGTGCCGGCCTCGATGCGGTCCGGGAGGATGGCGTGATCCACCGGCTTGAGGGAGTCCACCCCCTCGATGGTCATGACGGAGGTGCCCGCGCCCTGGATGCGGGCGCCCATCTTGTTGAGCACCCGGGCGAGCTCCTCCACCTCGGGCTCGCGCGCGCAGTTCTCCAGCACGGTGCGGCCCTTGGCCAGCACGGCCGCCATCATCACGTTCTCCGTGCCCGTCACGGTGATGACGTCGAAGTTGACGGTGGCGCCCTTGAGCTGCTTGGCCCGGGCCTCGACATAACCCTCGGTGAGGGTGATCTCCGCCCCCAGGGCCTTGAGGCCCTTGAGGTGCTGGTCGATGGGGCGGGCCCCGATGGCGCAGCCGCCCGGCATGGACACGCGGGCGCGGCCGAAGCGGGCCACCAGCGGGCCGAGCACCAGCACCGAGGCGCGCATCGTCTTCACCAGGTCGTAGGGGGCCTCGGGGGTGATGGGCCCCTCGATGGCCACCTCGCATATGTCCTTGTTGCGGCCGGTGAGCCGCGCGGTGCCACAGCCCATGGTTTCCAGCACCTTGAGCATGGTGACCACGTCGGCCAGGTCCGGCACGTTGCGGTAGACGCTCTTGCCATCGGCCAGCAGCGCCGAGGCGAGAATGGGAAGCGCTGCGTTCTTCGCGCCCGACACGACCACCTCGCCCTGCAGCGGGTGGCCACCCTTCACGATGATCTTGTCCATCTGCTCCGTCTCACACCCGTGGCTAGACGGCCACGGGCTGTGTCCCAAATGCGAGGCGATCCCGCCGCTCCAGGTCCTTCTCCACCCGCGCGTCGTCGTAACCCGCGGCCTGGAGGAGGGCTTTCACGGCGTCGCCCTGCGTCTCGCCAATCTCCATTGCAAGCAGCCCGCCAGGTTTGAGGACGCGCCGGGCCCCCTCGATGACCTTGCGGATGAGCACCAGCCCGTCCGGTCCGCCGTCCAGCGCCAGGTGGGGCTCTCGGCGCACCTCGGCCGACAGGGTCGGAATCTCTCCCGAGGCGATGTAGGGCGGATTGGAGGCCACCACGTCGAAGCGGGCGTCCGGGGGCAGGGGAGCGAAGAGGTTGCCTTGCAGCACCGTCACCCGCTCGGCCACCCCGAGGGCCTGGGCATTGTCCCGGGCCAGCGCGCAGGCGTCCGCGGACAGGTCCGTGGCCATCACCGTGGCCTGGGGACGCTCGGCGGCCAGGCTGATGGCGATGCAGCCCGAGCCGGTGCACACGTCCAGCGCCAGGCCAGGACCGTCCTTGGGCAGCTTGTGCAGGGCGGCCTCCACCAGCAGCTCCGTCTCCGGCCGGGGGATGAGCACCCGCGCGTCCACCTTGAAGGGGCGGTTGTAGAACTCCCGCACACCGGTGAGGTACTGGGTGGGCTCGCCCGCCAGGCGCCGCTCGATGAGGGCGCGGAAGGTGGCCAGCTCCGTCTTCTCCAACGGCCGATCCAGGTCCACGTACAGGCGCACCCGGCTCGTCTTCAGCGCGTGGGCGAGCAGCACCTCGGTGGTGAGCCGGGGCGCGTCCACCCCGCGCTTCTCGAAGTGCTGGGTCGTCCAGGTGAGGATTTTTCGGACGGTCCAGTTCTCGCTGCTCATGCGCTCGCGCCGGGGCCGCCGCCCATCTGCTGCTTGAGGGCCTCGGCCTGGTAGTGGGTGCGGCAGGCGGTGATGACGTCCTCGACGCCGCCGCCCATGATGGCCGGCAGGTTGTGCACCGTGAGGCCGATGCGGTGATCCGTCAGCCGGTCCTGCGGGAAGTTGTAGGTGCGGATCTTCTCCGAGCGGTCGCCGGTGCCCACCTGGCCGCGGCGCATGGAGTCGCGCTCGTTGCGGATGCGCTCCTGTTCAATCTCGTAGAGCTTGGCGCGCAGCATGCGCTCGGCCATGGCCCGGTTCTTCGTCTGGCTCTTCTCCTGCTGGCACTTCACCACGATGCCGGAGGGCTTGTGGATGAGGCGCACCGCGGAGTCGGTGGTGTTCACGCTCTGGCCGCCGGAGCCCGTCGAGCGCATCACCTGCATCTCGACGTCCGCCGGGTTGATTTTGATGTCCACGTCCTCGGCCTCGGGCATCACCGACACGGTGATGGTGGAGGTGTGGATGCGGCCCTGGGCCTCGGTGGCCGGCACGCGCTGCACCCGGTGCACGCCCGACTCGTACTTCAGGTGGCTGTAGACGCCGTCGCCCGACAGGGTGATGGTGACGTCCTTGACGCCGCCCACGCTGCCCGGGCTCATGTCCAGGATGTCCGCCTTCCAGCCCTTGCGCTCGGCGTAGCGGAGGTACATCTGCATGACCTCCTCGGCGAACAGGCCCGCCTCGTCGCCTCCCGCGCCGGCGCGGATCTCCAGGATGACGTTCTTGTCGTCATTGGGATCCTTGGGCAGCAGGAGGATCTTCAGCGCCGCCTCCATCTCGTCGCGCTGGGCCTTGAGGCCGGGCAGGGACTCGCGGGCATAGGCCTTCTCGTCGGGGTCCGAGCTGCCGAGCCAGGCCTCGACCTCCTTGAGGTCGGCGAGCACCTTGCGGTAGGCACGGAAGGCCTCCACCAACTTCTCCAGGCCAGCGCGCTCCTTGGAGACTCGCTGCAGCTTGGCCGTGTCGGAGATGATGTCCGGGTTGGACAGGTCGGCGGTGAGACGCTCGAACTTGCGCTCTACCTCTTCGAGTTTGTCAATCATCGGTCTGGTTGGGGGTTGTGCCCCGTTGTCCGGCCACTGGCAAGGCCGGACGGGGTCAAGAAATTCCGTGGACTTCCAGGGGGGGAGCGTGAAAAAAGGGGGGTTCGCTGCCGCCATTGCGGCCCACTTCCGCTCATACGGAGTACCAGAAGATGCCTGCCCAGAAGGGAAACCGCAGCAAGAAGAAGCTGTCCAATCGCGCTTCCTCCAAGAAGGCCTCGCTCAAGCGCCGCCGCGCTCGCGAGCGCCGCAAGTAGTTCGCCGCCTGCCTCCTCCCCTGGTCTCCGGGGGAGGGGGCAAGT
The sequence above is drawn from the Archangium gephyra genome and encodes:
- a CDS encoding zf-TFIIB domain-containing protein, with amino-acid sequence MNCPGCSVEMADLEGDHETLRKCGDCGGLWIDVADLNRILLHNNLPGLESQGGKVDAEALTGHCPECQVDLIRVDGGDRQHPLHYDTCESCGGMFLESEFADATDAKVAEQEIIDFFRHFSAKRKSAIG
- the murA gene encoding UDP-N-acetylglucosamine 1-carboxyvinyltransferase, whose protein sequence is MDKIIVKGGHPLQGEVVVSGAKNAALPILASALLADGKSVYRNVPDLADVVTMLKVLETMGCGTARLTGRNKDICEVAIEGPITPEAPYDLVKTMRASVLVLGPLVARFGRARVSMPGGCAIGARPIDQHLKGLKALGAEITLTEGYVEARAKQLKGATVNFDVITVTGTENVMMAAVLAKGRTVLENCAREPEVEELARVLNKMGARIQGAGTSVMTIEGVDSLKPVDHAILPDRIEAGTLMVAAAITGGNVLVKHAQPEHLESVILKLRETGCTITAEEKGLRVKAPKVVNSVDVKTTEHPGFPTDMQAQLMGLMTVASGTSVISESIFENRFMHVPELHRMGADITIQGHTAVVKGVKKLSGAPVMATDLRASASLVLAGLRAEGKTEVARIYHLDRGYERLERKLRKLGADIRRVKA
- the prmC gene encoding peptide chain release factor N(5)-glutamine methyltransferase translates to MSSENWTVRKILTWTTQHFEKRGVDAPRLTTEVLLAHALKTSRVRLYVDLDRPLEKTELATFRALIERRLAGEPTQYLTGVREFYNRPFKVDARVLIPRPETELLVEAALHKLPKDGPGLALDVCTGSGCIAISLAAERPQATVMATDLSADACALARDNAQALGVAERVTVLQGNLFAPLPPDARFDVVASNPPYIASGEIPTLSAEVRREPHLALDGGPDGLVLIRKVIEGARRVLKPGGLLAMEIGETQGDAVKALLQAAGYDDARVEKDLERRDRLAFGTQPVAV
- the prfA gene encoding peptide chain release factor 1 — protein: MIDKLEEVERKFERLTADLSNPDIISDTAKLQRVSKERAGLEKLVEAFRAYRKVLADLKEVEAWLGSSDPDEKAYARESLPGLKAQRDEMEAALKILLLPKDPNDDKNVILEIRAGAGGDEAGLFAEEVMQMYLRYAERKGWKADILDMSPGSVGGVKDVTITLSGDGVYSHLKYESGVHRVQRVPATEAQGRIHTSTITVSVMPEAEDVDIKINPADVEMQVMRSTGSGGQSVNTTDSAVRLIHKPSGIVVKCQQEKSQTKNRAMAERMLRAKLYEIEQERIRNERDSMRRGQVGTGDRSEKIRTYNFPQDRLTDHRIGLTVHNLPAIMGGGVEDVITACRTHYQAEALKQQMGGGPGASA